A window of Pseudodesulfovibrio hydrargyri contains these coding sequences:
- the recA gene encoding recombinase RecA, whose product MARKAVDPEALRKEALGTALTTIERKFGKGSIMRLDGEASHTIPFIPTGSIGLDIALGIGGVPRGRVIEIFGPESSGKTTLALHIIAQAQKAGGSAAFVDAEHALDPGYAKRLGVHTDDLLISQPDYGEQALEIADLLVRSGALDVIVIDSVAALIPQSELEGQMGETQVGGQARLMSHALRKLTGTIHKSNCVVIFINQIRMKIGMTGYGNPETTSGGNALKFYASCRLDIRRIQTLKDKDEAYGIRARIKVVKNKVAPPFRQAEVDVLYGEGISRMGELIDMGVENGIIEKSGSWFAYGSEKLGQGKENVRALLSDNPDLAHSIEEALMTHLGYREAPEDTAAPAPDAGE is encoded by the coding sequence ATGGCCCGTAAAGCCGTTGACCCCGAAGCCCTGCGCAAAGAGGCGCTGGGCACCGCCCTGACCACCATTGAACGCAAGTTCGGCAAAGGCTCGATCATGCGCCTGGACGGCGAGGCGTCCCATACCATTCCCTTCATCCCCACCGGTTCCATCGGCCTGGACATCGCCCTGGGCATCGGCGGCGTGCCGCGCGGCCGGGTCATCGAGATCTTCGGCCCCGAATCCTCGGGCAAGACCACCCTGGCCCTGCACATCATCGCCCAGGCCCAGAAGGCGGGCGGCTCGGCGGCCTTTGTCGACGCCGAACACGCGCTCGACCCGGGCTACGCCAAGCGGCTGGGCGTGCATACCGACGACCTGCTCATCTCCCAGCCCGACTACGGCGAGCAGGCGCTCGAAATCGCCGACCTGCTGGTCCGCTCCGGCGCGCTGGACGTCATCGTCATCGACTCGGTGGCCGCGCTCATCCCGCAGTCCGAGCTCGAAGGCCAGATGGGCGAGACCCAGGTGGGCGGCCAGGCCCGGCTCATGTCCCACGCCCTGCGCAAGCTGACCGGCACCATCCACAAGTCCAACTGCGTGGTCATCTTCATCAACCAGATCCGCATGAAGATCGGCATGACCGGCTACGGCAACCCCGAGACCACCTCGGGCGGCAACGCGCTCAAGTTCTACGCCTCCTGCCGCCTGGACATCCGCCGCATCCAGACCCTCAAGGACAAGGACGAGGCCTACGGCATCCGCGCCCGCATCAAGGTGGTCAAGAACAAGGTCGCCCCGCCCTTTAGGCAGGCCGAGGTGGACGTGCTCTACGGCGAGGGCATCTCCCGCATGGGCGAGCTCATCGACATGGGCGTGGAGAACGGCATCATCGAGAAGTCCGGCTCCTGGTTCGCCTACGGCTCCGAAAAGCTCGGCCAGGGCAAGGAGAACGTCCGCGCCCTGCTCTCGGACAATCCGGACCTGGCCCATTCCATCGAAGAGGCCCTGATGACCCACCTCGGATACCGCGAAGCGCCCGAGGATACGGCCGCGCCCGCGCCGGACGCCGGCGAATAA